One window from the genome of Diospyros lotus cultivar Yz01 chromosome 11, ASM1463336v1, whole genome shotgun sequence encodes:
- the LOC127813647 gene encoding G-type lectin S-receptor-like serine/threonine-protein kinase At1g11410 isoform X1 → MFFNFYPKIIYPETWVFISFLFLFFRLCTSIDTLTSSHPIKDGDLLVSSGEIFALGFFSPENSRYRYVGIWYKKISVQTIVWVANRNNPIDGTTGVLSINKDGDLIIYNQNQSVPFWQTNISAAITASSSYSAQLLDSGNLVLFRDNNGSRLVAWQSFEYPTHMMLPNMKLGLDRKTGQEWFLTSWKSPNDPGTGEYSYRIDPNGVPQLVVLKGSAYRWKSGPWINNKWSGIPQMSPDLIYNGSFIDNIDELSATYGVVDASVVSILFLDDSGFLQRSTWHDDNHRWVQFWSAPKDQCDYYGRCGAYGNCDLNNGVDFECTCLPGYEPMSPRDWYLQDGSAGCKRKHMVDHMCGAGEGFVKVANAKVPDVLEARVAMNLNMEKCKKACLGNCSCLAYTSGGSGECFTWYGDLMDVRKFPYWGLDLYIRADANELAEQSKKPQNLHGKKMAAVVTSVILMSLLSIRLLCWLVKRRKKGSNIQTSDIENLDSPIFDMVEIEGATNNFSDTNRIGEGGFGIVYKGLLSTGKEIAVKRLSVNSKQGLDEFKNEVILITKLQHRNLVRLLGCCINGEERMLIYEYMANGSLDSFIFGHENTRTKSLTWRRRLNIIVGIAQGLLYLHHDSRFRVIHRDLKASNVLLDGDLNPKISDFGLARAFGGDQSSAITRRVAGTYGYMSPEYAIDGIFSMKSDVFSFGVMVLEILSGERNRMFYHPDHDLNLLGHAWKLWIGRKASKLLDPRVEGSVPMSEILRCIQVGLLCVQKCPKDRPAMSSVFLMLITETAVLPQPKQPGFYMERIPQEAHHLMAERISSINEVTATQLEAR, encoded by the exons ATGTTCTTCAACTTCTACCCCAAAATAATATATCCTGAAACATGGGtcttcatttcatttctgtttcttttcttcagACTTTGCACTTCCATTGATACCTTAACCTCAAGCCACCCCATCAAAGATGGGGACCTTTTGGTGTCAAGTGGGGAGATCTTTGCACTTGGGTTTTTTAGCCCTGAAAATTCCAGATATAGGTATGTTGGGATATGGTACAAGAAGATCTCGGTACAAACCATAGTTTGGGTTGCAAATAGGAACAATCCAATCGACGGTACAACTGGAGTGCTGTCCATCAACAAAGATGGAGATCTCATCATCTACAATCAGAACCAAAGTGTTCCATTTTGGCAGACAAATATTTCAGCAGCAATAACAGCAAGCAGCAGCTATTCAGCTCAACTCCTTGATTCTGGAAATTTGGTGTTGTTTCGAGATAATAATGGAAGTAGACTTGTTGCATGGCAAAGTTTTGAATATCCAACACATATGATGCTACCAAACATGAAACTGGGGCTGGACCGCAAGACCGGTCAGGAGTGGTTCTTGACGTCTTGGAAGTCGCCAAATGACCCTGGCACTGGGGAGTATTCTTATAGGATAGATCCAAATGGCGTGCCCCAGTTAGTTGTGCTCAAGGGCTCAGCCTATAGATGGAAGTCCGGGCCATGGATCAATAACAAATGGAGTGGTATACCACAGATGTCACCTGACTTGATATACAATGGCAGTTTTATTGACAACATTGATGAGCTCTCTGCAACGTATGGTGTTGTTGATGCCTCGGTTGTGTCCATATTGTTCCTGGATGACTCTGGTTTTTTACAGAGAAGCACCTGGCATGATGACAATCATAGATGGGTACAGTTCTGGTCGGCCCCCAAAGATCAGTGTGACTATTATGGCAGGTGTGGTGCATATGGTAATTGCGATCTAAACAATGGGGTTGATTTTGAGTGCACATGCCTCCCGGGATATGAACCCATGTCTCCACGTGACTGGTATTTGCAAGATGGGTCAGCTGGATGCAAGAGGAAGCACATGGTAGATCACATGTGTGGTGCTGGAGAAGGGTTTGTCAAGGTTGCAAATGCAAAGGTTCCTGATGTCTTGGAGGCACGAGTAGCAATGAACTTGAACATGGAAAAGTGCAAGAAAGCTTGTTTGGGAAACTGTTCTTGCTTGGCTTACACAAGTGGAGGCAGTGGCGAGTGTTTCACATGGTATGGGGATTTGATGGATGTAAGGAAATTCCCCTACTGGGGACTAGACTTGTATATACGTGCTGATGCAAATGAATTAG CTGAACAATCAAAGAAACCCCAGAATTTGCATGGGAAGAAGATGGCAGCTGTGGTAACTTCTGTTATTTTAATGTCACTGCTGAGCATTCGCTTACTATGCTGGTTggtgaaaagaagaaaaaaag GATCCAACATTCAAACCAGCGATATTGAAAATCTTGACTCGCCCATATTTGATATGGTGGAAATTGAAGGGGCGACTAACAACTTTTCTGACACTAATAGAATTGGAGAAGGTGGTTTTGGGATCGTTTACAAG GGTCTGCTGTCAACTGGAAAGGAGATAGCTGTCAAACGGCTCTCAGTCAATTCCAAACAAGGTCTTGATGAATTCAAAAACGAGGTTATATTGATCACCAAACTTCAACACCGGAATCTGGTAAGGCTTTTGGGATGTTGCATTAATGGTGAAGAAAGGATGTTAATTTATGAGTACATGGCCAATGGAAGCTTGGATTCCTTCATTTTTG GTCATGAAAACACAAGAACTAAATCCCTCACCTGGAGGCGacgtttaaatattattgtggGGATTGCTCAAGGACTTCTTTATCTTCATCATGATTCAAGATTCAGAGTAATTCATAGAGATCTCAAAGCCAGCAATGTACTACTTGATGGTGATTTGAATCCTAAGATTTCTGATTTTGGCCTGGCTAGGGCTTTTGGAGGAGATCAATCTTCTGCAATAACAAGAAGAGTAGCTGGAACATA TGGTTACATGTCTCCAGAGTATGCTATAGATGGCATCTTTTCAATGAAATCAGATGTCTTTAGCTTTGGAGTCATGGTTTTGGAAATACTGAGTGGTGAAAGGAACAGAATGTTCTATCATCCCGACCATGATCTTAACCTTCTTGGACAT GCATGGAAACTTTGGATTGGAAGAAAGGCCTCTAAGCTATTAGACCCTCGAGTTGAGGGCTCAGTTCCAATGTCAGAGATATTAAGGTGCATACAGGTTGGTCTTCTGTGTGTGCAAAAATGCCCAAAAGACAGACCGGCCATGTCATCTGTGTTCTTAATGTTGATCACTGAGACTGCAGTCCTACCCCAGCCCAAGCAACCAGGGTTTTATATGGAGAGGATTCCACAGGAGGCCCATCATCTGATGGCTGAAAGAATTTCCAGCATCAATGAGGTGACTGCGACACAATTAGAGGCCCGCTAA
- the LOC127813647 gene encoding G-type lectin S-receptor-like serine/threonine-protein kinase SD1-1 isoform X3: protein MAAVVTSVILMSLLSIRLLCWLVKRRKKGSNIQTSDIENLDSPIFDMVEIEGATNNFSDTNRIGEGGFGIVYKGLLSTGKEIAVKRLSVNSKQGLDEFKNEVILITKLQHRNLVRLLGCCINGEERMLIYEYMANGSLDSFIFGHENTRTKSLTWRRRLNIIVGIAQGLLYLHHDSRFRVIHRDLKASNVLLDGDLNPKISDFGLARAFGGDQSSAITRRVAGTYGYMSPEYAIDGIFSMKSDVFSFGVMVLEILSGERNRMFYHPDHDLNLLGHAWKLWIGRKASKLLDPRVEGSVPMSEILRCIQVGLLCVQKCPKDRPAMSSVFLMLITETAVLPQPKQPGFYMERIPQEAHHLMAERISSINEVTATQLEAR from the exons ATGGCAGCTGTGGTAACTTCTGTTATTTTAATGTCACTGCTGAGCATTCGCTTACTATGCTGGTTggtgaaaagaagaaaaaaag GATCCAACATTCAAACCAGCGATATTGAAAATCTTGACTCGCCCATATTTGATATGGTGGAAATTGAAGGGGCGACTAACAACTTTTCTGACACTAATAGAATTGGAGAAGGTGGTTTTGGGATCGTTTACAAG GGTCTGCTGTCAACTGGAAAGGAGATAGCTGTCAAACGGCTCTCAGTCAATTCCAAACAAGGTCTTGATGAATTCAAAAACGAGGTTATATTGATCACCAAACTTCAACACCGGAATCTGGTAAGGCTTTTGGGATGTTGCATTAATGGTGAAGAAAGGATGTTAATTTATGAGTACATGGCCAATGGAAGCTTGGATTCCTTCATTTTTG GTCATGAAAACACAAGAACTAAATCCCTCACCTGGAGGCGacgtttaaatattattgtggGGATTGCTCAAGGACTTCTTTATCTTCATCATGATTCAAGATTCAGAGTAATTCATAGAGATCTCAAAGCCAGCAATGTACTACTTGATGGTGATTTGAATCCTAAGATTTCTGATTTTGGCCTGGCTAGGGCTTTTGGAGGAGATCAATCTTCTGCAATAACAAGAAGAGTAGCTGGAACATA TGGTTACATGTCTCCAGAGTATGCTATAGATGGCATCTTTTCAATGAAATCAGATGTCTTTAGCTTTGGAGTCATGGTTTTGGAAATACTGAGTGGTGAAAGGAACAGAATGTTCTATCATCCCGACCATGATCTTAACCTTCTTGGACAT GCATGGAAACTTTGGATTGGAAGAAAGGCCTCTAAGCTATTAGACCCTCGAGTTGAGGGCTCAGTTCCAATGTCAGAGATATTAAGGTGCATACAGGTTGGTCTTCTGTGTGTGCAAAAATGCCCAAAAGACAGACCGGCCATGTCATCTGTGTTCTTAATGTTGATCACTGAGACTGCAGTCCTACCCCAGCCCAAGCAACCAGGGTTTTATATGGAGAGGATTCCACAGGAGGCCCATCATCTGATGGCTGAAAGAATTTCCAGCATCAATGAGGTGACTGCGACACAATTAGAGGCCCGCTAA
- the LOC127813647 gene encoding G-type lectin S-receptor-like serine/threonine-protein kinase At1g11410 isoform X2 — protein MFFNFYPKIIYPETWVFISFLFLFFRLCTSIDTLTSSHPIKDGDLLVSSGEIFALGFFSPENSRYRYVGIWYKKISVQTIVWVANRNNPIDGTTGVLSINKDGDLIIYNQNQSVPFWQTNISAAITASSSYSAQLLDSGNLVLFRDNNGSRLVAWQSFEYPTHMMLPNMKLGLDRKTGQEWFLTSWKSPNDPGTGEYSYRIDPNGVPQLVVLKGSAYRWKSGPWINNKWSGIPQMSPDLIYNGSFIDNIDELSATYGVVDASVVSILFLDDSGFLQRSTWHDDNHRWVQFWSAPKDQCDYYGRCGAYGNCDLNNGVDFECTCLPGYEPMSPRDWYLQDGSAGCKRKHMVDHMCGAGEGFVKVANAKVPDVLEARVAMNLNMEKCKKACLGNCSCLAYTSGGSGECFTWYGDLMDVRKFPYWGLDLYIRADANELAEQSKKPQNLHGKKMAAVVTSVILMSLLSIRLLCWLVKRRKKGSNIQTSDIENLDSPIFDMVEIEGATNNFSDTNRIGEGGFGIVYKGLLSTGKEIAVKRLSVNSKQGLDEFKNEVILITKLQHRNLVRLLGCCINGEERMLIYEYMANGSLDSFIFGHENTRTKSLTWRRRLNIIVGIAQGLLYLHHDSRFRVIHRDLKASNVLLDGDLNPKISDFGLARAFGGDQSSAITRRVAGTYGYMSPEYAIDGIFSMKSDVFSFGVMVLEILSGERNRMFYHPDHDLNLLGHLISLDVPGMETLDWKKGL, from the exons ATGTTCTTCAACTTCTACCCCAAAATAATATATCCTGAAACATGGGtcttcatttcatttctgtttcttttcttcagACTTTGCACTTCCATTGATACCTTAACCTCAAGCCACCCCATCAAAGATGGGGACCTTTTGGTGTCAAGTGGGGAGATCTTTGCACTTGGGTTTTTTAGCCCTGAAAATTCCAGATATAGGTATGTTGGGATATGGTACAAGAAGATCTCGGTACAAACCATAGTTTGGGTTGCAAATAGGAACAATCCAATCGACGGTACAACTGGAGTGCTGTCCATCAACAAAGATGGAGATCTCATCATCTACAATCAGAACCAAAGTGTTCCATTTTGGCAGACAAATATTTCAGCAGCAATAACAGCAAGCAGCAGCTATTCAGCTCAACTCCTTGATTCTGGAAATTTGGTGTTGTTTCGAGATAATAATGGAAGTAGACTTGTTGCATGGCAAAGTTTTGAATATCCAACACATATGATGCTACCAAACATGAAACTGGGGCTGGACCGCAAGACCGGTCAGGAGTGGTTCTTGACGTCTTGGAAGTCGCCAAATGACCCTGGCACTGGGGAGTATTCTTATAGGATAGATCCAAATGGCGTGCCCCAGTTAGTTGTGCTCAAGGGCTCAGCCTATAGATGGAAGTCCGGGCCATGGATCAATAACAAATGGAGTGGTATACCACAGATGTCACCTGACTTGATATACAATGGCAGTTTTATTGACAACATTGATGAGCTCTCTGCAACGTATGGTGTTGTTGATGCCTCGGTTGTGTCCATATTGTTCCTGGATGACTCTGGTTTTTTACAGAGAAGCACCTGGCATGATGACAATCATAGATGGGTACAGTTCTGGTCGGCCCCCAAAGATCAGTGTGACTATTATGGCAGGTGTGGTGCATATGGTAATTGCGATCTAAACAATGGGGTTGATTTTGAGTGCACATGCCTCCCGGGATATGAACCCATGTCTCCACGTGACTGGTATTTGCAAGATGGGTCAGCTGGATGCAAGAGGAAGCACATGGTAGATCACATGTGTGGTGCTGGAGAAGGGTTTGTCAAGGTTGCAAATGCAAAGGTTCCTGATGTCTTGGAGGCACGAGTAGCAATGAACTTGAACATGGAAAAGTGCAAGAAAGCTTGTTTGGGAAACTGTTCTTGCTTGGCTTACACAAGTGGAGGCAGTGGCGAGTGTTTCACATGGTATGGGGATTTGATGGATGTAAGGAAATTCCCCTACTGGGGACTAGACTTGTATATACGTGCTGATGCAAATGAATTAG CTGAACAATCAAAGAAACCCCAGAATTTGCATGGGAAGAAGATGGCAGCTGTGGTAACTTCTGTTATTTTAATGTCACTGCTGAGCATTCGCTTACTATGCTGGTTggtgaaaagaagaaaaaaag GATCCAACATTCAAACCAGCGATATTGAAAATCTTGACTCGCCCATATTTGATATGGTGGAAATTGAAGGGGCGACTAACAACTTTTCTGACACTAATAGAATTGGAGAAGGTGGTTTTGGGATCGTTTACAAG GGTCTGCTGTCAACTGGAAAGGAGATAGCTGTCAAACGGCTCTCAGTCAATTCCAAACAAGGTCTTGATGAATTCAAAAACGAGGTTATATTGATCACCAAACTTCAACACCGGAATCTGGTAAGGCTTTTGGGATGTTGCATTAATGGTGAAGAAAGGATGTTAATTTATGAGTACATGGCCAATGGAAGCTTGGATTCCTTCATTTTTG GTCATGAAAACACAAGAACTAAATCCCTCACCTGGAGGCGacgtttaaatattattgtggGGATTGCTCAAGGACTTCTTTATCTTCATCATGATTCAAGATTCAGAGTAATTCATAGAGATCTCAAAGCCAGCAATGTACTACTTGATGGTGATTTGAATCCTAAGATTTCTGATTTTGGCCTGGCTAGGGCTTTTGGAGGAGATCAATCTTCTGCAATAACAAGAAGAGTAGCTGGAACATA TGGTTACATGTCTCCAGAGTATGCTATAGATGGCATCTTTTCAATGAAATCAGATGTCTTTAGCTTTGGAGTCATGGTTTTGGAAATACTGAGTGGTGAAAGGAACAGAATGTTCTATCATCCCGACCATGATCTTAACCTTCTTGGACAT TTGATTTCTTTGGATGTGCCAGGCATGGAAACTTTGGATTGGAAGAAAGGCCTCTAA
- the LOC127813645 gene encoding G-type lectin S-receptor-like serine/threonine-protein kinase At1g11410 isoform X7, whose product MSFNFYTEINPRAWVLIPLLPFVFCRFCSSIDTITSSQPIKDGDLLVSSGGTFALGFLTPGNSRYRYVGIWYKKISVQTVVWVANRNDPIKATTGVMSINKDGDLVIYNQNQSVPLCLTNISTAITASSSYSAQLLDSGNLVLFRGDNASRVVVWESFDYPTHTMLPKMKLGLDRKTGLDRFLISWKSPDDPGTGVYSYRMDPNGLPGFVLRMGTVPRWRTGPWINNKWSGVLQMSNHFLLYASYIDNSDELSIMYGLKDASVVSIMFLDDSGFLRRSTWHDGNQRWVQFWSAPEDRCDYYGRCGAYGNCDLNNGVAFECTCLPGYEPRSPSDWYLRDWSAGCKRKHMANHMCGAGEGFVKVANAKVPDVLEARVAMNLNMEECKKVCLGNCSCLAYTNGGRGECYTWHGDLMDVRKFPYGGLDLYIRAAAIELAEQSKKPWKFHGTKMAILVTSVITLSLLLSISLLCWLAKRRINEVGSNIQASDNENLELPIFDMVEIKGATNKFSDANKIGEGGFGPVYKGQLSTGREIAVKRLSINSRQGLNEFKNEVILIAKLQHRNLVRLLGCCINGQERMLIYEYMANGSLDSIIFGPEKARSKSLLWRQRLDIIVGIARGLLYLHHDSRLKVIHRDLKASNVLLDENLNPKISDFGLARAFGGDQSSAITRRVVGTYGYMSP is encoded by the exons ATGTCCTTCAATTTCTACACCGAAATAAATCCTCGAGCATGGGTCTTGATTCCTTTGCTTCCTTTTGTTTTCTGCAGATTTTGCAGTTCCATTGATACCATAACTTCAAGCCAACCCATCAAGGATGGGGACCTTTTGGTGTCAAGTGGAGGGACATTTGCACTTGGGTTTTTAACCCCTGGAAATTCCAGATACAGGTATGTTGGAATATGGTACAAGAAGATCTCAGTACAAACCGTAGTTTGGGTTGCCAACAGGAATGATCCAATCAAGGCTACCACCGGAGTTATGTCCATCAACAAAGATGGTGATCTTGTCATCTACAATCAGAACCAAAGTGTTCCACTTTGTCTGACAAATATTTCAACAGCAATAACAGCAAGCAGCAGCTATTCAGCTCAACTCCTTGATTCTGGAAATTTGGTGTTGTTTCGAGGAGATAATGCAAGTAGAGTCGTTGTATGGGAAAGTTTTGATTATCCCACACATACGATGCTACCAAAAATGAAACTGGGGCTGGACCGGAAGACCGGTCTAGACCGGTTCTTGATATCTTGGAAGTCACCTGATGATCCAGGCACTGGGGTATATTCTTATAGGATGGATCCCAATGGCTTACCCGGTTTTGTCTTGCGAATGGGAACAGTCCCTAGATGGCGAACCGGACCATGGATCAATAACAAATGGAGCGGTGTACTACAGATGTCAAACCACTTCTTACTCTATGCCAGTTATATTGACAATAGTGACGAGCTCTCTATAATGTATGGTCTTAAAGATGCCTCGGTTGTGTCCATAATGTTCCTGGATGACTCTGGTTTTTTACGGAGAAGCACATGGCACGATGGCAATCAAAGATGGGTCCAGTTCTGGTCGGCCCCCGAAGATCGGTGTGACTATTATGGCAGGTGTGGTGCATATGGTAATTGTGATCTAAACAATGGGGTTGCTTTTGAGTGCACATGCCTCCCGGGATATGAACCCAGGTCTCCAAGTGACTGGTATTTGCGAGACTGGTCAGCTGGATGCAAGAGGAAGCACATGGCAAATCACATGTGTGGTGCTGGAGAAGGGTTTGTCAAGGTTGCAAATGCAAAGGTTCCTGATGTCTTGGAGGCACGAGTAGCAATGAACTTGAACATGGAAGAGTGCAAGAAAGTTTGTTTGGGAAACTGTTCTTGCTTGGCTTACACAAATGGAGGTAGGGGTGAGTGTTACACATGGCATGGGGATTTGATGGATGTAAGGAAGTTCCCCTATGGGGGACTAGACTTGTATATACGGGCAGCTGCTATTGAATTAG CTGAACAATCAAAGAAGCCCTGGAAGTTCCATGGAACTAAGATGGCCATCCTGGTAACTTCTGTTATCACGCTGTCACTGCTGCTGAGCATTTCATTGCTATGCTGGCTTGCAAAAAGGAGAATAAATg AGGTAGGGTCCAACATTCAAGCCAGCGATAATGAAAATCTTGAGTTACCCATATTTGATATGGTGGAAATTAAAGGTGCAACTAACAAATTTTCTGACGCTAATAAAATTGGAGAAGGTGGCTTTGGGCCTGTTTACAAG GGTCAGCTGTCCACTGGAAGGGAGATAGCCGTCAAGCGTCTCTCAATCAACTCCAGACAAGGTCTCAATGAATtcaaaaatgaggttattctGATTGCCAAGCTTCAACACCGTAATCTAGTAAGACTTTTGGGGTGTTGCATCAATGGACAAGAAAGAATGTTAATTTATGAGTACATGGCCAATGGAAGTTTGGATTCCATCATTTTTG GTCCTGAAAAAGCAAGAAGTAAATCCCTTCTGTGGAGGCAGCGTCTAGATATTATTGTTGGAATTGCTCGGGGACTTCTTTATCTTCATCATGATTCAAGATTGAAAGTTATTCATAGAGATCTCAAAGCTAGCAATGTACTACTTGATGAGAATTTAAATCCTAAGATTTCGGATTTTGGCCTTGCTAGGGCTTTTGGAGGAGATCAATCTTCCGCAATAACAAGAAGGGTAGTTGGAACTTA TGGTTACATGTCTCCATAA